The genomic window AGCGATCTTTTGGAGACACAGAAAGCAAGCAAGTAGGTACATGTTGTTGGCCAGAACTTGGCGCCCCGAAGCCACGCTGCAGGGAACGCAGCATACTCCCTGGAGTACGGCTTAGTCCATGAGTCGCTCATCAGAAGTTGGGGCGGGTGAGGAGCACTCTGCACAACAACGGAACAAAACAAGAATCACATGTCAACATCCTGGTGATGCAAGAGCTATGCAGCCGCCTCATGTTTGAACTTTTGAGTTTGGACCATGCTAATGTATCTCCAAAATTGCATACAGCATGAGGACTAGGATTGAACGGGGTCTACTAACATCTTATATAACCTATAAGAATTGGGGGTAAGAACATAATTGCCCgtatatagatagataggtgTTACGAACTTACAATCTAATATATGAAAACAGATAGCGGTATAGTAGTATTTTACCTTGAGGACGTTGTTGTTCACATCTGCTTTGCCACTTTCTATCTCTGCAATTTCTTCCCTGATTGAGATTAGAGCATCACAGAACCTATCTAGTTCGGCCTGCGAGATAATTGATGTGACATTAAGCTCATATAAAAGAATGGTTGGTACAATGCTAAGGAATATAGTATGTGTTTTAGTGTTTTACCTTGCTTTCACTTTCAGTTGGTTCAATCATAAGTGTGCCTGGAACAGGCCATGACATAGTAGGTGCATGGAATCCATAGTCCATCAAACGCTTTGCAACATCCTCTGGCTCTATACCAGCAGTCGTCTGCAAAAGGTTGCGATATCCAATTAAGAAAATTGAAATGCATAACTCAAGGTCCAAATGCCAAAATAACTATGATAGATACCTTAAATCCTCTTAAATCAATAATGAACTCATGGGCAACAGTTCCATTGACTCCACGGAAAAGAACTGGGTAGTGTTTCTGTACAGGTAACATGGTAAAACTTAGAAAACTAGTTCAAACACAATCAAACTAGGTAGCAATGGGTAAGTGATCACGAGTAACAAATATACCTCCAGACGCTTTGTCATGTAGTTTGCATTCAAGATTGCAATCTTTGAAGCATCAGTGAGACCCTTAGAACCCATCATGGCTATGTATGTGTAGGAAATTGGTAGAATCAACGCTGATCCCCATGGGGCAGCAGAAATGGTACCAAGAGGGTCGGTTTTCTCAGGGAGAGGGAAGCCACCGGTGGTGATCTGATAATTACAGAATTAATCTGGTTAATGAAGTAGCATCtgcttttttttgttaaaaagaaTGATGGGATTATGAACGAACACTTCTGGTTTTAGTACCGAATGTGGTTTAGTAGTTTTATCATCAACAAAAACTTCTACAGcatttttttacataatatCACCGTACTATGCTTTTGATATGAAAAATGATGCAGGCAAGTCTTGCTTCAGGAGTTTAGgttaatataaaatgaaaataagGTGTCACTTAGCATACCCACCTAAGCTAATGTGGCACCAAGAAAGCGAGAAAATAAAACCAGCAATAATTCTCGAGTTGAAGGAGTTAGGATTACAAGGAAACtagtttttaaaaatcaacACAGCATTGTTGATGACATAGAGAAATGTATGTTTGTGTGGAATCCTCTGAAATATACTCAGTCCAACACATCATAAAAGACTAGTTATAGAGTGTAACATGATTTCGTATAATTTGCCTAATTCTGTAGAAGAGTAAAGATGGAAATTTTCTAAGGTCGTCTAGCATTCTGTGTTATATCAATCTTGTCTAATATTTCAAGGTAAGTGTTGGGCATTGAGCATTAATCTGTTTAGATTATCAGCACATTGAATTCAGAGCACCTACCACTGGATGAGATGGTAAAAATGGTGCTAAGTGCTTCTTAACACCAATAGGACCCATTCCAGGACCACCCCCACCATGTGGAATGCAGAATGTCTTGTGAAGGTTAAGGTGGCAAACATCTGCTCCAATAAAGCCAGGGCTTGTCAATCCGACCTGTAAAAAGACAACTTCTGTTAGTTAGGGAGTGTATTGAATATTTTTGGCTCGACAGATGGGGTTTTTTGAAATTACGATAACAGAAGTTCTCAATTGGGATCAGATGAACTTGGAGAAAGCTTATCATATTTTATTGAAGATAGCATATCTCAGCATAATTAATTGGATAAGGGTCATTGAAAGATAAACATGCAAATGAAAGTTGGTACTTCTGTGTTTGTTTCAAAACAAGGTATACTTGTGTTTGGAACTGAATTAAAATAGACTTGTTACATAAACATGTTTAGTATAATTCATAGGCACaactaattgtttttttaatcatcGCCATGCCAAAAGGCCATCTGTACGATTTATAGAGCCTCACCCCAATGCGTTCCAATCCATCAAGACTTGAAGAGAGCATGCTAGACTGATGGCATGATAAACTGCAAACAACTAACCTGAGCATTCATGTTAGCTCCATCCATGTAGACCTGCCCACCGTTCTCATGAATTATCATGCATATCTCATCAATGCCTTCTTCATAGACTCCATGGGTCGAAGGATAGGTAACCTGGTGAACAGAGCAACCACGCAATATTCTGTTACTTTACGCATAAGGCCAACATATTTCAAAATCTTGTTTTATAAATCAAATCAACCTGAGTGAACTATTATGTTTCTATGcccataataaaaaaaaatcttattcaCAAATCACCCGCGGGCTATAGCCTATATGGAAAAGAGCAATTTTACAATCCTTGAGAAGATACCATGAGGTactaaaaatttagtgtaaaatttgatacctcctAGTAATTAGATACCAGGAGGTATCAACTTTACAATGGAAAAAGtggtatctcatggtacctTCTCAAAGACTATAAAATTGCTCATATGGAAAAAGATTAACTAAACTAACTGGGGATTTGTTTCTATTATATATGTCGATTAACTTCAAATTATTGAATGTATACAAATACAGCCACTATAGGGATCATGTTATGGAGCAGCTATCTGGTTTCTATCCTAATATATATTAGAAACAACAAAAAGTACAGAAATAGCCTTATGACTTTAAGCAACACGCTAAATATAGCGAAAAGGTGATGCAGTGATAGTACAGTATTAGAAAACTAGCTCTAAATTTAACAGTGAATAGTTGACCAGAGAGACCATAGGCATTCCACAGTACTACCAGAAGACCAGATAAATGATAACATTTACAGAGCAAAAAGAACAGTACCATAAGAGCAGCCAAGTTGTCCTTGTTTGCTTCAGCAGCTTTCCTCAACTCCTCGATGTTAATGTTACCTTTGGAATCAGTTCCAACAGCAACAATCTTCATTCCACACATAGCAGCACTTGCAGGATTTGTACCATGGGCTGACACAGGAATGATACAGACATCCCGGTGGTAGTCTCCTCTTGCCTGCAGTTTTTATAACATGgtttgtaaatataaaatgtGAAACAAAACAGGAGAGCTATGCCAACTTATTTATGATGACATACCCTGTGGTAAGCACGGATAACCATCAATCCGGCATACTCCCCTGAAGCACCAGCATTTGGTTGCAAAGAGAAAGAATCAAAGCCAGTGATCTTGCACAGCAGATCGCCCAAGTCATCAAACATTTCCTTCATCACAAAACAAGCCATTTCAGATCATCTGATGAACAGTTTGCatttagaaactaaacaaatgCTGAATTCCCCTCACATGATATCCTGCGGCTTGGTCAGTAGGTGCAAATGGGTGCATGTTTGCAAAGTTGGGGTAGGTGACAGGCATCATCTCCACTGTAGCATTTAGTTTCATAGTGCAAGAACCAAGAGGGATCATACTGTGGCACAGTGAAAGGTCCTTGGATTGCAACTTGTACAGGTAGCGGAGAAGCTCATGCTCTGTATGGTACCTGGAAGCCCACAACATAAGTTCAGTTTTATCTTTAACACTGCAAGAAATTAGTGAAGAAAAGCAGCATGCCTTTTAACATCACATACATGTTAAAGATCGGGTGGGTTAAGTAGGGGCTCTTGCGCACAAGGCTACTCGGAATTGAGCTTGAGACCTCTGGTGCGAGGGATTCAGCAGTGAAGTTCACCTAAAAATGATTGTAACGACACATCATTTTAATATCACGATCCAATTTCACTATCAAGCACACAAATTTTGCGCCGATTGAATGACTACTTACTGGCTTGCCACCATTGAACACCTTGAACAGCTTGTCGACATCCTCCAAGGTTGTGGTCTCATCAAAGGCAACGGTTATCTGCAACACATCACAACTTGAATTGAATGCTCAACACTCAACATCAACAAACTCACTCGGTTGCAATACAAGGGAAACATAAACAGAAAAGCGAACCGTGGTTGCATCAACGACACGAAGGTTCATCTCGTTCTTGCAGGCCTCCTGGGCAATCGCATTCGCGTCAGCGACCTTGACCTTGACAGTGTCAAAGAAGGGCAGCTCCTGCACCGTCACTGTTCCGAGCTTCTTCAATCCTTGGGCAAATGTACCAGCCAGTCCATGTACACGGTCGGCAATTGCCTTTAGCCCCTCGGGACCATGGTAGACAGCATACATCGCTGCCATGTTGGCGAGCAAGGCCTACACCACAGCCAATCTTTATCACTACCGACTAGTAAATTCATCGTATCTCTTATCGCCTCTGTCGCTGTCAGGCATTTTGGTGAACGGGTGGCGTGCGTGTAGTGTACCTGGGCAGTGCAGATGTTGCTGGTGGCCTTGTCGCGGCGGATGTGCTGCTCCCGGGTCTGCATCGCCATCCGGAGCGCGGGCTTGCCGCTGGAATCGACGCTGACGCCGATGATGCGGCCGGGCATGAGGCGCTTGTACTCCTGGGACGTGGCGAGGAACGCGGCGTGCGGGCCGCCGTACCCCATGGGCACGCCGAACCGCTGCGCGGAGCCGACGGCGATGTCGGCGCCGATCTCGCCGGGCGGGCGCAGCGAGGTGAGCGCGAGCAGGTCGGTGGCCATGACCACCTTGACGCCGTGCGCGTGCGCGTCCCTGACGAACTCCGCGTAGTCCAGCACCTCCCCCTCCGTGCCGGGGTACTGCACGAGCACCCCGCACACGTCGCCGCTGCCGTAGTCGAAGTCCTTGGCGTCCGCGACGACGACGTTGAGGTCGAACCCGGCGGCGCGCGTCTGGCACACGTCGATGGTCTGCGGGTGGCAGTTGGAGGCGATGAGGAAGGTCTTCTTCTTGGACTTGAGGATGCCGTTGCACATGGCcatggcctcggcggcggcggtggcctcgtCGAGCAGCGAGGCGTTGGACATGGGGAGGCCGGTGAGGTCGGCGACCATGGTCTGGTAGTTGAGCAGCGACTCGAGGCGGCCCTGCGCGATCTCCGCCTGGTACGGCGTGTACTGCGTGTACCACGCCGGGTTCTCCATGAGGTTGCGCAGGATCACCGCGGGGACGTGGGTGTTGTAGTACCCCATCCCGATGAAGGACTTGTAGGCCCTGTTCATGGCGGCGAGGCGCTGCATGTGCTCGATCATCTCGGACTCGGTGAACCCGGCGTCGAACCTCCCGGAGAAGCGCATCTCCGGCGCGCGGATGGCGGCCGGGACGGTGGCGTCGATGAGCGCGTCGACGGTGCCGAACCCGCActccgacgccatcgccgcctgctccgccggcgtcgccgagtTGTGCCGCCGCGGGAACGTGTCGCTCGGCTgcagcgccgacgccgacacggGCCGCCGCCCCGTGGTGTACTGGTGGGGCGCCGGGCGTGGGGGGGCGCGCGGGCGCGACCCCTTGGCCAGGGTCGAGATGCCGCGGGACGGGGCCGCCGGGgactccgccgtcgccgccgcgaggaggcggcgcagcaGCGCGCGGTTGGCGAGGCGGCGTGCGCGCTCCATCCTGAGATTGGAGGACGACGGTTTAGGTGAGGGCCTCCTCCACTCTCCTGCCGATAAGAGCGGCTGTGTGGTTTGGGTGCTCCACTGCCTTTTCTACCGGCAGCGGCTGGCCTCCTCGTCCATGCAAACGCCATCCGCTTCCTCCGCCTCCCGTTGCTGATCACTGTGTCAGCGCCCACGTCATCTCCCGTGCTCTCCACCTCACTCCACAATAACTTGGCGGCTGCTCCTCACCGGAGTagagggagaaagaaagaaagaagaaataatAATACTTTCTCTGTcgctaaatatttttaaagccactaatttttttacatttatttaACCGTACATCTTATTAAGTTAATTAAAAacttaagtaattattattttttttcatatcatttaatttattgttaaatatacttttatttatatatatatagttttacatatttaaaaagaaattaaataaaacgaataatcaaatatatttaaaaagttaactGTATGAGTAAAAAAAATGCCATGTGTGGTTTGGTGGATATTGGGGGTAGGGCCAGGACGACGTTGGTTGGGACCACCAACCGCCAAAGAATCTCCCGTGCGGGTGGGAGGCCGGATGTCGCTGTTCCACTCCTTCCGGCGAGTGGCCTGGCTCGTCCATAGAAAAAACCGTTCTTCTTTGCTGAATTTGATAGGCAAGAGCTGCATATAAAAGTGGATATTGGTATGACTGTGGCCAAGCCAACCCTACTTGTATACGGGCGTAGTTGCAATCATCTCTCCACATGAATTCCTTCCTAGGCTACAAAGCAAAAAGGAGGACAATTTAACCACACCACAATAGTGCAGTTTAATAATGGAAAGATCTCTAGGTTGCATTTGTAGAGTTCTTTTTCTCAAAGAAGTTTGTCGATTCTCGGGTGGTGTTTGGATGGGACTAAAAACTTTTAGTCCCGGTCACATCGTATATTTGACActaattaaaagtattaaatatagactaatgataaaacccatttcataaccctagactaattcgtgagacgaatctattgagcctaattaatccatgattaatctatatgatgctacagtaaacattctttaattatggattaattaggcttaaaaatttatcTCGTGAATTAACTCTCATTTGTGTAATCAGTTTTGtaaatagtctatatttaatactccaaattagtgtccaaacatccaatgtaatagggactaaagtttattccctagatccaaacaccacctcagtACATGCACTAAAAGGCAAGGATAACCAACATCGTGTGCTCCTCGCACATAAAAAAGAACGATCCATTAGTACGTGACTAAATAAATATtagctaatatattttttaaaaatagattaatatgattttttaaagtgaCTTTcgtatggaatttttttttgcaaaagaagcTCATTTttacagtttgaaaagtgtgtacGTGAAAAACGAGGTAGGGAAGTCGGTAACTCAACACACGAACAAAAATGCAAGTGGGTTGTGCACATAGCATGTCCCTTTGTTTATGAAACAAACAATACTGGCAGTGGGACTAGGGGTATCAAGTGCTGCCACAGAGTTGTTTATGGAACAAACGGACAACTTTGCCCAGTGTTACCACAATGGGGgaggctaatgggcgatcgatcgccatgggGTGATTggtttgcccccccccccccccctccctccctcttctccccttcctcctccctttcttctctttctactacagtacaccacataaatttttttaaaaaacaaaagttagaaaaatttatgtatagaaatactatatatataaaaatttgaattcaaattcaaatttgaatctcgggtatgtaaacttttgacttataaactttgggtctataaattgtaggtgtataaactttagatgtatagaaatactatatatagagaatatttgaattcaaattcaaatttgaatcagataaaattcaaattcatatttgaatcgggtatataaacttttgacttataaactttaggtctataaactttaggtatataaactttagatgtatagaaatactatatatacaaaatatttgaattcaaattcaaatttgaatcagatataattcaaatttgaatcagatataattcaaattcaaatttgaaacgggtatataaacttttgacttataaactttaggtgtataaactttagatgtatagaaatactatatatacaaaatatttgaattcaaattcaaatttgaatcagatattattcaaattcaaatttgaaacgggcatataaacttttgacttataaactttaggtctataaactttatatgtatagaaatactatatatacaaaatatttaaattcaaattcaaatttgaatcggatatataaacttttgacttataaacttttggtctctaaactttagatgtgtaaacttgaggtgtataaattttaggtatataaatttactaaaataggaaaataatgcggtgccaaaaaaggaaaccaggtggaggggtggagccgtagagggagggaggggggaggggatcgattGCCAAACAACATTTCCGACCACAATGTATCAAGTGGTGTCACAAAGCGAGCATCcacccccacaaaaaaaaagaaaaaaaatcataaatagtAACAAGAAAAGATTGCACTAACCAAGTGGAGTGATATGATTCTCAATAAAAACGAGGAAGGGGGAAAAATAGTGATTGGCCTCAGATAATTATGGACGAGATGAAAACAACATGTATGGTAACCACACTTCCTGGGAAGATTTTTCTTCGTTTAGTATATGTGGAATACTGGAATCTACACAAATACTATTTGGCTAGATTTCCCTGTAGTCTTATCATGTCAAAgaggattatttttttcaggTTCAAGTGTTCTCTACTGAGTTTTATGTGTCAAATATCATTTTCTCAAATATCCCATACGTATCTTCAGCTACTCAGTAAGGTCTAATCGTCAAAGATATGGATCAAATTAATGATCAATGCGAGTGAATCCTATTCCACACCGAGGGACAAAATATTCTGTATATGCATGAATTTATCGAGTTCATCAAAACTTGAAGAAACTGAATAGAGAACTGAATGTTCATAGATTACAAATCGAACAGATCAGTTTATAAGAAGTTCGGCTGAATTCTGTTGCAACATACTACTACCATCTTGAGACAGATAatttctcttcttccctctgcATTTGCTCGAGCTGCTAGCAAAACACAAGGCGGTCAAGCTATGAAAAAATGTAAGTtcataagggtgtgtttgattgGACTGTGGCTTTTAAAAAAGTAGTTGTGGGCTGTGGCTTTTTGAAAAGTAGTTGTGGAATATGGGCTGTAACTTTTGAAAAAGCTCGTTTGGTTCAACAGCTGTGGCTTTTGATATAACTAGTCCCGTTGACAAGCGGGCccaacatgtcatacacacgtgaaaaaaaaaagaaaagggagatgGCCATGGCaaagaggagcggcggcggcagttcggcgaggaggacgcgcgGCGAGCAGGACGTGCGGCGGGgaggcagacgcggcggcgaggaggacgcgcggcggggcggcaaGGAGGACGTGCGGCAGGGAGGCagacgcgcggcggctcggcgaggaggagcggcggcggcggctcctcagctcggcgaggaggacgcgcgCGCCGCTTTGCCGGGATGTTGCTACCTTGCCaggaggagaaggggcggcGCCACCGTCGAGCGGGGAGGGGGCGGAGTGGGCCGGCGGGGAcgagaggaggagcggcggcgtcttggcgaggaggaggagcgacggtggcggcagctCATTGAGGCGACGCAGCGTcgggcggggagggcggcgaccaGTGTCAGGCGGGGAGGGcaaggagggcggcggccggcgtcgggCGGGGAGAGCGGCGGTAGGCGTCAGGAGGGGACGGCGGCCGCTGGCTGGCCGGAGGGCAGATGCGCCGCTCCATCCCCGCGTCGGGCGCGTGTGACGAAGCGAGAGGAGATAGGAATAGAATGTTGAACCGTTTTTTCATAATGGCAGAGATGGGtaattttttcccccaaaagcaGGTGAAAACAGGGGTAGAGGTGCTTTTTATTTATACTACACCAAAAGCTGGCTTTGAGCAAAAGTAGCTATGGCTTTTGGACTCTTTAGTTGGCTTTTAGCTTTTGCAAAAGTAAAAGCAGGTTAAAAAGcctaaccaaacacaccctaaatcaTACTAATTGTTGAGGCCTGAGGAGATTCTGAGGCTGTTTTTGTTGCCACCGTAAGGAGGataaggggctgtttggatggtTGCCTCAACCTGCCAAGCCACATATTAGGCATGCCACACCTGCTTAGCCTACCGTTTGTTTAGAGACCAGATTTTTGGCTGCCACAAAAAGTCTGCCACAACTCAGTTGCTTTGCCATTGGTTTTTTGGCCAAAGACGCGGCGAGCAAATCGTTCGCCACGCTTGCGGCACGACTGTCGTGTGCGGAGAGAGCGCGCGCTACGCTCACCTTCATGAATAGCACGAAACATCTGACGTTTTGGTGCGAACAATCTGGAAAAAAATCTGGCTACCATGTTTATTATCCTCTGTTGTGccccttttctctctccaattcatTCTCCCGTGCAGCTCCAAACAACAGGAAACTATTCCCCTCTTTCTTCCGTTAGCTTTTTTCATCTTCTGCTCCATCCCTTTCagatcctcttctttttcttcaaatcaCACAAGTAATCTGCTTCACTGATGAGTGCTCAAGCCATGGGGCagtctgttttttttcctaaatcatCTCCATCCCCTTCATCTTATTTAGATCCATATGTTCCTTcctttccttcaaatccagattCTAATTAATTTGTTCCTTTCATTAGGGCTTGAGTCATGGAGTAGGCTGGTGAAGAGGAGTAACTAGTGTGGCTAGAGCAAAGATCTGGCCGTGATTCCTCGCCAGCGTCCGCCATCGAAGCCAACGAGCCAACAAGTTTTATCACGGTAAGCACACTGCACACAGccctatttgtttttttagggaTTTGGTGTTTGGATACTTGAACTTTATTTTgacttctgaaaaaaaaaagatagacaTTTTCTGTTTTGTCCTAGATGCTTATACTCAATGGTTGCAAAATCATGTTAGCtggtatatatattcttttttgcTAGATGTGTTATGCAAGTAGTCCCATTATGTCCTTGAAAAAAAAGTATTCCCATTATGAGATTGAAATATTTACTGCAAATTGTCATAAGGAAAATATGTCGGTTATTCTATCTAATTATTGTGCATCAGTAATGTTTTGTCCTgaatatttattaattacacACTTTTAATTACTTAGATGGACCAAAGGAAGCAAATGTATTTACAATACTACTTCAACTACTACTACCAATACTATATATGGAGGAGAAGGTTGCTTTCTGCTATTGGCCTATGCATAGCTAGTTACTCTTATTTGCTTAACGTGAGAAAAAGGCTACGAGAAGGTGTGACATATTCTCCCATGGCTCTTAGAGATGTCGAGCGAGATGCACGGTTAAAACGTTTGTTTAATGGTACTGAGGCCAATTGTGTTTCTGAGTTACGCATGCAAAAGGCCATTTTCATAAGCTTTGTGGCCATTTCAGATCGTGTGGGCTTTTAGTAGATACCCTGCATGTAACAGTAGAAGAACAGATTACAATGTTCATGCATATAGTAGGACATAAATGGTCCAATAGATCAGTTGGTTTTGAGTTTTACCGATCAGGTGAGACGGTCAGTAGGTACTTCAATGCTGTTCTAAATTCACTTGTCTCAATTTCTAAAGAACTGATATACATCAGAAGTACTAAAACCCATCCAAAGATCACAAGTAGCCCAGGAAGATTTCACCCATATTTTGAGGTACACAACACAAAGTTATTTTCACTAGAATGCTTATCGTTAAATCGATTTGCATGCTAGACTAATGGGAcattcgtttttcttttcttagggATGCATAGGAGCCTTGGATGGTACTCATGTACCAGCAACTGTCCCTGCACATATGCAGAACAGATTTAGGGGTAGAAAGACTATTCCCACTCAAAATGTCCTTGCGGCTGTTGATTTCGACTTGCGATTCACTTATGTCCTTGCTGGATGGGAGGGATCAGCCCATGATTCACATGTGCTCCAAGATGCTCTAAGCCGTCCAAGTGGCCTAAAAATACCGGAAGGTAGGAATTTAATTAGATCATGTGAGTACATCGACCATAACTTTAATTTGCGACTAACTATAAAACACATGTTTGTGTTATAGGAAAATTTTTCTTAGCTGATGCTGGATATGCAGCAAGACCCGGTATTGTACCCCCATACCGCGGTGTTCGTTATCATCTTAAAGAATACAAAGGTGCTAGAGAACCTGAAGATTATAAAGAACTTTACAACCATCGTCATTCCTCCTGTAGGACAACGAGCATTTGGTaccttgaaaaatagatttaataTCCTCAAGAGTCAACCAAATCTCCCTTTGAAAACAC from Oryza glaberrima chromosome 6, OglaRS2, whole genome shotgun sequence includes these protein-coding regions:
- the LOC127776656 gene encoding glycine dehydrogenase (decarboxylating), mitochondrial-like → MERARRLANRALLRRLLAAATAESPAAPSRGISTLAKGSRPRAPPRPAPHQYTTGRRPVSASALQPSDTFPRRHNSATPAEQAAMASECGFGTVDALIDATVPAAIRAPEMRFSGRFDAGFTESEMIEHMQRLAAMNRAYKSFIGMGYYNTHVPAVILRNLMENPAWYTQYTPYQAEIAQGRLESLLNYQTMVADLTGLPMSNASLLDEATAAAEAMAMCNGILKSKKKTFLIASNCHPQTIDVCQTRAAGFDLNVVVADAKDFDYGSGDVCGVLVQYPGTEGEVLDYAEFVRDAHAHGVKVVMATDLLALTSLRPPGEIGADIAVGSAQRFGVPMGYGGPHAAFLATSQEYKRLMPGRIIGVSVDSSGKPALRMAMQTREQHIRRDKATSNICTAQALLANMAAMYAVYHGPEGLKAIADRVHGLAGTFAQGLKKLGTVTVQELPFFDTVKVKVADANAIAQEACKNEMNLRVVDATTITVAFDETTTLEDVDKLFKVFNGGKPVNFTAESLAPEVSSSIPSSLVRKSPYLTHPIFNMYHTEHELLRYLYKLQSKDLSLCHSMIPLGSCTMKLNATVEMMPVTYPNFANMHPFAPTDQAAGYHEMFDDLGDLLCKITGFDSFSLQPNAGASGEYAGLMVIRAYHRARGDYHRDVCIIPVSAHGTNPASAAMCGMKIVAVGTDSKGNINIEELRKAAEANKDNLAALMVTYPSTHGVYEEGIDEICMIIHENGGQVYMDGANMNAQVGLTSPGFIGADVCHLNLHKTFCIPHGGGGPGMGPIGVKKHLAPFLPSHPVITTGGFPLPEKTDPLGTISAAPWGSALILPISYTYIAMMGSKGLTDASKIAILNANYMTKRLEKHYPVLFRGVNGTVAHEFIIDLRGFKTTAGIEPEDVAKRLMDYGFHAPTMSWPVPGTLMIEPTESESKAELDRFCDALISIREEIAEIESGKADVNNNVLKSAPHPPQLLMSDSWTKPYSREYAAFPAAWLRGAKFWPTTCRVDNVYGDRNLICTLQQGSQVAEEAAAATA